The DNA sequence AGCGGCCGCTTGGCCGAAACCGAAGGAGTCGTGTTGTCGTCATGGCAGCCTCCCGGGGCCGGATGCGCCCGCGGCGTCGTCATGTACGGGTTGCGAAGGTGATGGCGATGGCCAAGGATCGCCCGGCAACGCGCCAAGCGCCTGCTGCAGCTCCGCTAGGCGTCGATGGGCATCGGCTTGCGCGGCTGCGAGCCCCAGCTCGACGTCGCGTAGCTTGCGCTCGGCATCGATTACCGCCAAGAAGTCCACCTGGCCGGTCTCGAAGCCGCTGCGTGCCGCCTGCGTTTGGTCATGCGCTGCGGGCAACAGACGGTTTTCATAGAGGGCAATCACGTGGTGGCTCTCCTCGAGGCGGTCCACCGCGGCGCTGACGTCGGCCCCGATACGATCCTCGAGCGAGGCAACCCGCTCACGCTGCTCCCCTAGCGAAGCCTCAGCGCGCGCAACTCCAGCTCGGACGCGGTCGCGCCAGATCGGGAGCGAGAGGCCCAGGCCGACCATCCACCGGTGCGCTTCCTGCCCCCACATCGAGTTGTACGAGGCCATGGGTTGGAAGTCTGGCCGTCCCTTCAAGCGCGCCAGCTCCACGCCTGTTTCGTCAGCGGCCACGCGGGCGCGAGCGGCGACGATCTCTGGGTGCTGGGCGACGGCGAGCTTGATTAGCTCGCTCCTCGGAACGGCAGGGGCTTTGGGTATGGGTGCCGCCTGCTTCGGGGGCCGTGGCACGGACGCCTGCGGTGAGCGGTGTAACAGGCTGTTGAGTTGCGCAATGAGCGTCTGGCGATTGGTCCCGAGCACCACCAGTCGGTGCTCCACGTGCGCGGTCTCCACCTCCGCGGCCAGCGGTGCCTGTTGCGGTGCGAGCCCGGCGGCATAACGTGTGGTGGCCACCGCTTGGAACTCCCGCAGCAGCGCGAGGTGTTCGCGGTTGATGGCGGTCTCCCGGTCCACGTATTGGTAGTCGTCGTAGAGTTGTGAGGCGGTGAGCGCGAGCTCCCGGCGCAGCGCCTCCAGGTCGCCTTCGGTTGCTTCCGCGAGCGACCGCGCGTGCTCGCTGCGGCGGGAAAGCGTGCCCGGCCAGGGCAAG is a window from the Luteitalea sp. genome containing:
- a CDS encoding TolC family protein → MEYWKPISRAAASVLTATLVTAGAAQGQGPPPAAPDRLATIQIELGGAILDRRALIAAVLDRNRDLAAAARAVEAARARIVEARGLPNLTTSYSFAPASPFVSDTRYGQVIQAGQHLPWPGTLSRRSEHARSLAEATEGDLEALRRELALTASQLYDDYQYVDRETAINREHLALLREFQAVATTRYAAGLAPQQAPLAAEVETAHVEHRLVVLGTNRQTLIAQLNSLLHRSPQASVPRPPKQAAPIPKAPAVPRSELIKLAVAQHPEIVAARARVAADETGVELARLKGRPDFQPMASYNSMWGQEAHRWMVGLGLSLPIWRDRVRAGVARAEASLGEQRERVASLEDRIGADVSAAVDRLEESHHVIALYENRLLPAAHDQTQAARSGFETGQVDFLAVIDAERKLRDVELGLAAAQADAHRRLAELQQALGALPGDPWPSPSPSQPVHDDAAGASGPGRLP